Proteins from a single region of Bos javanicus breed banteng chromosome 7, ARS-OSU_banteng_1.0, whole genome shotgun sequence:
- the MAN2B1 gene encoding lysosomal alpha-mannosidase has protein sequence MVGDARPSGVRAGGCRGAVGSQTSSRALRPPLPPLSSLFVLFLAAPCAWAAGYKTCPKVKPDMLNVHLVPHTHDDVGWLKTVDQYFYGIYNNIQPAGVQYILDSVISSLLANPTRRFIYVEIAFFSRWWRQQTNATQKIVRELVRQGRLEFANGGWVMNDEATTHYGAIIDQMTLGLRFLEETFGSDGRPRVAWHIDPFGHSREQASLFAQMGFDGFFFGRLDYQDKKVRKKTLQMEQVWRASTSLKPPTADLFTSVLPNMYNPPEGLCWDMLCADKPVVEDTRSPEYNAKELVRYFLKLATDQGKLYRTKHTVMTMGSDFQYENANTWFKNLDKLIQLVNAQQRANGIRVNVLYSTPACYLWELNKANLSWSVKKDDFFPYADGPYMFWTGYFSSRPALKRYERLSYNFLQVCNQLEALAGPAANVGPYGSGDSAPLNEAMAVLQHHDAVSGTSRQHVANDYARQLSEGWRPCEVLMSNALAHLSGLKEDFAFCRKLNISICPLTQTAERFQVIVYNPLGRKVDWMVRLPVSKHVYLVKDPGGKIVPSDVVTIPSSDSQELLFSALVPAVGFSIYSVSQMPNQRPQKSWSRDLVIQNEYLRARFDPNTGLLMELENLEQNLLLPVRQAFYWYNASTGNNLSSQASGAYIFRPNQNKPLFVSHWAQTHLVKASLVQEVHQNFSAWCSQVVRLYPRQRHLELEWTVGPIPVGDGWGKEVISRFDTALATRGLFYTDSNGREILERRRNYRPTWKLNQTEPVAGNYYPVNSRIYITDGNMQLTVLTDRSQGGSSLRDGSLELMVHRRLLKDDARGVGEPLNKEGSGLWVRGRHLVLLDKKETAAARHRLQAEMEVLAPQVVLAQGGGARYRLEKAPRTQFSGLRRELPPSVRLLTLARWGPETLLLRLEHQFAIGEDSGRNLSSPVTLDLTNLFSAFTITNLRETTLAANQLLAYASRLQWTTDTGPTPHPSPSRPVSATITLQPMEIRTFLASVQWEEDG, from the exons ATGGTTGGTGACGCGCGGCCTTCAGGGGTTCGCGCTGGCGGCTGCCGGGGCGCGGTAGGATCCCAGACGAGCTCCCGCGCGCTGCGGCCACCGCTCccgcctctctcctccctcttcgtGTTGTTCCTAGCGGCGCCCTGCGCTTGGGCGGCGGGATACAAG ACATGCCCGAAGGTGAAGCCGGACATGCTGAATGTACACCTGGTGCCTCACACACATGATGATGTAGGCTGGCTCAAGACGGTGGACCAGTACTTCTATGGCA TCTACAATAACATCCAGCCGGCGGGTGTACAGTACATCCTAGACTCCGTCATCTCTTCCTTGCTGGCGAATCCTACCCGCCGCTTCATCTATGTGGAAATCGCCTTCTTCTCGCGTTGGTGGCGCCAGCAGACAAATGCAACACAGAAAATCGTGAGGGAACTGGTGCGCCAGG GACGCCTAGAGTTTGCCAACGGTGGCTGGGTGATGAACGATGAAGCGACCACCCACTACGGAGCCATCATCGACCAGATGACACTCGGGCTGCGCTTCCTGGAGGAGACGTTCGGCAGCGACGGGCGCCCCCGTGTGGCCTGGCACATCGACCCATTCGGCCACTCTCGGGAGCAAGCTTCACTGTTCGCGCAG ATGGGTTTTGACGGCTTCTTCTTTGGACGCCTGGATTATCAAGACAAGAAGGTGCGGAAAAAGACGCTGCAGATGGAGCAGGTGTGGCGGGCCAGCACCAGCCTGAAACCTCCCACTGCCGACCTCTTCACCA GTGTGCTCCCCAATATGTACAACCCGCCGGAAGGTCTGTGCTGGGACATGCTGTGTGCCGACAAGCCGGTTGTGGAGGACACGCGCAGCCCAGAGTACAACGCAAAGGAGCTGGTCCGTTACTTCCTGAAGTTGGCCACTGACCAG GGTAAGCTCTACCGCACCAAACACACTGTGATGACCATGGGCTCAGACTTCCAGTACGAGAATGCCAACACGTGGTTCAAAAATCTTGACAAGCTCATCCAGTTGGTCAATGCCCAG CAACGGGCCAACGGGATCCGCGTCAATGTTCTCTACTCTACTCCGGCCTGTTACCTCTGGGAGCTGAACAAGGCCAACCTCAGCTG gTCAGTGAAAAAGGATGACTTCTTCCCCTATGCTGATGGCCCCTACATGTTCTGGACCGGTTACTTTTCCAGCCGGCCTGCCCTCAAACGCTACGAGCGTCTCAGCTACAATTTCCTGCAG GTGTGCAACCAGCTGGAGGCGCTGGCGGGTCCGGCAGCCAACGTGGGACCCTATGGCTCCGGGGACAGTGCACCCCTCA ATGAGGCGATGGCCGTGCTCCAGCACCATGATGCAGTCAGTGGTACCTCCCGGCAGCACGTGGCTAACGACTATGCCCGCCAACTTTCAGAAGGCTGGAGGCCTTGCGAG GTTCTCATGAGCAATGCGCTGGCGCATCTCAGCGGCTTAAAGGAGGACTTCGCCTTTTGTCGCAAGCTCAACATCAGCATTTGTCCGCTCACCCAGACAGCAGAGAGA TTCCAGGTGATCGTTTATAACCCCCTGGGGCGGAAAGTGGACTGGATGGTGCGGCTGCCTGTCAGCAAACACGTTTACCTCGTGAAGGACCCCGGTGGCAAAATTGTGCCCAGCGAT GTGGTGACCATTCCCAGTTCAGACAGTCAGGAGCTGCTTTTCTCAGCCTTAGTGCCTGCCGTGGGCTTCAGCATCTACTCAGTCTCCCAGATGCCTAACCAAAGACCCCAGAAGTCCTGGTCCCGTGACTTGGTCATCCAGAATGAG TACCTCCGGGCTAGGTTTGACCCTAACACAGGGCTCTTGATGGAGTTGGAGAACCTGGAGCAGAATCTCTTGCTGCCTGTTCGCCAAGCCTTCTACTG GTACAACGCCAGTACAGGTAACAACCTAAGCTCCCAGGCCTCCGGTGCCTACATCTTCAGACCCAACCAGAACAAACCACTGTTCGTGAGCCACTGGGCTCAGACCCACCTTGTGAAG GCGTCCTTGGTGCAGGAAGTACACCAGAACTTCTCAGCCTGGTGTTCCCAGGTGGTTCGCCTGTATCCCAGACAACGGCACCTGGAGCTAGAGTGGACAGTGGGGCCAATACCTGTGGg AGACGGCTGGGGGAAGGAGGTCATCAGTCGCTTTGACACTGCATTGGCGACACGCGGACTCTTCTACACTGACAGCAATGGCCGGGAGATCCTGGAGAGGAG GCGGAATTATAGACCTACCTGGAAGCTGAACCAGACTGAACCCGTGGCTGGAAATTACTATCCAGTCAACAGCCGCATTTACATCACG GATGGGAACATGCAGCTGACTGTGCTCACTGACCGGTCCCAGGGGGGCAGTAGCCTGAGAGATGGCTCCTTGGAACTCATG GTGCACCGAAGGCTGCTGAAGGACGATGCACGCGGAGTTGGGGAGCCGCTGAACAAGGAGGGGTCGGGGCTTTGGGTGCGAGGACGTCACCTCGTGCTGTTGGATAAGAAGGAGACTGCGGCCGCCAGGCACCGGTTACAGGCGGAGATGGAGGTCCTGGCCCCGCAGGTGGTGCTGGCTCAAGGTGGCGGCGCGCGGTATCGCCTCGAGAAAGCCCCACGCACGCAG TTCTCTGGGCTCCGCCGCGAGCTGCCACCCTCGGTACGTCTGCTCACATTGGCCCGCTGGGGCCCGGAGACGCTGCTGCTGCGCTTAGAGCACCAGTTCGCCATAGGGGAGGACTCGGGCCGGAACTTGAGCTCCCCGGTGACCCTGGACTTGACG AACTTGTTTTCCGCCTTCACCATCACCAACCTGCGGGAGACCACGCTGGCGGCCAACCAGCTCCTGGCCTACGCCTCCAGGCTCCAGTGGACAACGGACACGG GCCCCACACCCCATCCTTCTCCTTCCCGTCCGGTGTCCGCCACCATCACGCTGCAGCCCATGGAAATCCGTACCTTCTTGGCTTCGGTCCAATGGGAAGAGGACGGCTAG